The genomic segment AAACCATCTTCGTTCTCCTGATTTTCAAAAGTAGAAATCACACTTTGTATTACACTACATTTGCCGAAGGTGGCAGATTTAGATTGAAGTTGATtgcttaaaacatttataatgcCTAACACTTCATTCAATATGTGAAGaactattataaattctaatttattaatagaacttaaaatacctacaatttacaaataaaaaaattgaacattaatattattattttatttacttttataaatatacctatataatatgtaaataactattttaaataaaagtcctataataatacctaatacacGTGTTACATCGTTATCAATTTGTTCCTCAATTTCATCGTTAAGAATATTAAGAATGCTGgaataatttttcaacattgcaacacaatttttatatctgCACACCCATCTTGTGTCacatattcttaataaatttcCTTTATTTAATCCTAGATTGCTTTGCATTTcacttaactttttattttttgatggttgtgaaaaatgtatattgctaaACATATATTGCTTCAAGCACATTAAAGACATGTTTTACactctgaaaaatataataacacatatgAAATGAATAtctacaaaactataaatttgATCTGTTTTGATATTACCTTTATTGTCTTACATGTATCTACAACTACTAAATTAAGGCGGTGTGCCATACAGTGAGTGTATACAGCGTATGGATAGTGTTCTTTAATTCTTGATTGAACACCGCGTAAGTGTCCGGACATAACACTGGCACCATCATATGATTGtgcaattattttgattttggacATAGtcagtttttgtttttcaaaacattCAAACAGTGCAGTAACGATATGGTTGGAAGTTTGTCTTTTTGAAACATCAACAAAGCATAAAAATCTTTCATATACATCCAAGTCAATGGTATATCTTACACAAATTGACAAATGCTCTTCTCTATAACatctacaataatacaataattgtataaacatttataaattagaaagcattaaaaaataggagttttataaaaaaaaaaatgcataaaacaaaCCTAGCTTCGTCACACATTAAAGCAAAAAAATCAATCTTATCAATTTCTTTGACAATAGTTTCTCTTATATCTTCTGcacacaatttaattaattgatctTGAATAGACCAGCTCGTATAATTTGTTGTTTcatcaaatttgtttttgaaatctggctgataatttgataaaagtCCACATAATTCCTTAAAATTGCCTgaaaattgttatgtatatagaaattagaaatactcttgaaaaaattaacttaattaaatatgaatgcagtataaaataagtttaataagtaACCTTGGTTTAGAGAATCTGCATCTTCTCtgcagtgttgggaaatatctagataaaaattatttatcttttatcttatctagataaatttctactcagttatctttatcttcatctagataaaattctagttatatttgagtacttatctagataatttatttaaatgaactaaaaatttgaaaatttaaaatatttttattattttatttttacatttttctatttttcttctattacatagaaaacgcgtttagtaatatgcattataataccatgattttaatatttattaatattcatttttagtcTGGAGCtttacatcgtaaacaatgagaaaaccaaaaaatagaaatatgtaatgggcatgtagtactgtagtaggtaagattgtaagaacaactaataatagcaaaagcaaaaacatctatccctgctacccgccGGACAAATCCGAATTATGATCGTTTCATTAGCTTATACCCGTTTCATAGATCGTGTACAAAgtacgaaaaataattattgttttaaaccgacaaaaataaaccaacattcatggatatcggactcacaagcataataatattataataattgtaatttataacaatttaatatttatataaccctattagaattcccggtatttcagttatcgcttaaccgatctgtacgacctctgtcctttgctttaaaaaattttaaattatgaattttttttttacctgtagactcaagtaggtatcctgaatattttcaaaattaaacatgaaattatctcatatttatctagataaaaatgtactaatttttatctttatctagataaaatttagtataattatctttatctgtatctagataaaaattatgagagttatctttatctttatctagataaattattaattatctattcccaacactccTTCTCTGTGGCCTCGGTTGGCAATACCTTGTttccccaaaaataatattatgtcaataagcATACAAATGTAGGCACGGTTTTTGGCCACTTGTTCCTTATAGCCGCTACACTGCTTTACCATAACAGAACCAGATTTCTTACAAGCTAAGTAGCCATTCATCTTAGATAGACAAACTAAATGTCGCTTTGTTTTGGCatgttttttcagtttttcattaagctaaataaacagaaaattaaatgcaatgtcttatgaaatataaagttttaataaatacctatgctttaaagtttgatatattttcttaGTAATATTGTCGAAAATAGTTAAAGATATGCACTTACTTTTTGCCAGTTGGAAAATCCTTTATTTGTCCAAACTTCGTCAATAAGTTCATCAGCAAACATTCCACATACATAGCAAAATGCTGCGTTGCTTTTTATACTATACTCCAACCAAGTATATTGTTTGTACCATTCGCTACTAAACGATCTGTTTTGCGAACCAAATCTAGTTTGTTTATACACCTAcatgataatatgattattatactacaatatacacaaatataagtacctacattaaataggtaggtattaaaatattaataccttaCCAGCtactataaatacctacctaataaatataatatcaatatctgaatattacctaatatttttattaaacgaggtatatttattattagtacctatactaggTTTTTACCTAGTGTTAAGTTACCTTACATTTAAAACAGGACGGTAAGGTCGTTGCAAGATTTCCTAAATCAGAATGTTGGAGTTCATTTTTGTTGTGTTGAAATGGAAATGTTTCGACAAGATTAGCATCAGTTTGATtcactataacattttttttctataatttcaaTGTCAGGGTCATCAACGACATCAGAATTCaactaaataaatgtaaaaagataaaaagaatcaaaatcaaaattaacattatgatgattataaagatggtttttctttatttaataaatatcaaaacttaCTTCTTGGtgtttatcattatcattttttgacttttttcaaaatttaaaatactaaaaatctttTTAGTATTAtccataataaaatttaaaaacaataacaacttgagtagttatttaaaataaaatataatataattaaaattaaattaaatataggtagttaatgaggataaacaaaaaaacacgtTACACGTACGTCGCACGATCGCACAGACTTAACGATTCGAACAATACGAGTATTTGTTTATGGTCTGATGGTGCGACTTGTGTGTTTTCACAGAAAAATACAATCAGAATGGTCACATCGAATCGACAATAATTGATTAAGAGCGTTCTATTTTTAGATGGTTATTTCCTTAGATCATTAGGTTATTTCTATTTACCAGATTAGTGAAAGACATATTGATAAGCTGTTACTGGCTACGACCACACTACGACCTACGGATACGGGCTAGTGTGTACTGTGTATCCATAGATAATAGAGTTAtctatctttattatctatgtgtGTATCATGTatcatatttgatataatatattatacctaggtattattatataacataatttatattattatttattattattatataagtcaaatcttagaaattaatttatcctGTCGTCTATGACATAATACGTGTATAACCAATAACAATTAAATGATGCTGTTGAAAATTTGGGGGTGCTAATATGAATTTTGGGGGTGCTTAGCACCCCAAGCACCccccaaattgcgcctatgagaaagagacggctatctagttgttgtatatatctatggtagaGCGTTCGTTTTCTATGTATAAAAACATCCTGTCAGACTATAGAGTCAGTTTCACTTCTGAAAATCTTGCCATATACATGGTAgtaaattcgttttttaatttaaattaatttttagtcttttttttgcttttttaaaacaaatattatgcttcatttttgcttttttaaaacaattttgggtttttttgttatttattatgcttTAAAATCCAAGCGCTATTGATCTATTACAtcaacactattattattataatgaagtaAATTAgctatacttaattattagagttagtataactatattatgttaataatattatttaggtatattatatacctactttaaagtaagcaatatataatatgtttaataaaagtacataatgTACTCAACAATCAACAATTCAACATGTAGTTTTAcccattttttggtttttacatACCACGTTCTACATTacctttaaataaatttactatttcttCAAATCCCCgtgttttcaaaatgtttgcTGTAAATTCgtccattgtataatataaaagacaCTTCACTTGTAAACACACAACGcagcataaaattatttaaatcaccaAATCACTAACCGCAAGATTGTCTACAGAACTCTGAACTAAACGTGGGTActtttagataatatacttttagATCCCGATGCATCGggaaaaactataattaataataacgataacatttatatttgtatacaatcgTTAGGCACTATATTTTAAGGTTGTGTTAACCAATTTTATGCggtaacataattttaactatattttatagctgaataaaataaaatatttcaactaattaTAGTTCGTTAATTTTACTTATGTATTTGGTAAACATGTAGTAAATGCAACTAAAATGTTTGtcttaactattatatttctacctaaaattatttagttataattttttttcatgatacatatatgtatatttaatattttattaacataatggacaatggtatgtataaagcaataatttttaatcacgcCAATGATTAAAATCATTGTCAGCTTAAGCCTGTAAGTGGGAAGGGAAATGAGtgttttataaacgtttaacaCCTTAAAATGCATGGTATTTTTGTTGGAATACCTTTTTTGAGCTCAAGTGCAGTTCGACTAAAATAAGTGTAGTTCGACCATACCCAGTATTTTACGTCTACGCAGACTATTCCACGAATctacaaaactatattaaaattatttcattatttatgatGCATTTATACATGTAGGCAGCGCCGGCGGAAGGGAAGGGCCATTTCGGGGCCCCACGCCTTGTAtggtatttgataatttgtaagctcataattttgttttttaagttcaaaatacAAGTCTCGGCTGGCCGTCTTCAGTTGCAGCTTGTGGCCTTTGGgtttttcatataggtaatacaaaataaaaatgaattataatgcTGACGTGCGACGGCGACGTCCAAAATAATCCGctgaaacaatttaattggttaTGTGCACATCAATTCCATTAAACTGTGTGTTTTTCTTATCctggtataatatagtttatgttaTTGGAGTATTAGAGACGAATAGACTATTAGGCGGTATTGAgtaagtatagaaaatagacGTACGATATTAGTGAATCAAATTTATTCTCGATGCACGTCTGGTACTCTTGTGCGATTATATAcgcatttatcaattatcattatttccagtcctgtaaagtatttaagtaaaagtattcaaatacttttttaagtattgaataactttttaaatactttcagcatgaagtattttgaatagtattttaaatactttttggtattgaatactttggttttttatttcgaacattttatttttattcaaaataattggttggaaaaatattattgtcaactacaataatagaataatagttttatttaatattctgtatttttgtgtttgccgaagcccaaaggtttgtgaaaaccagatttctaaaaatagttattgaataacaatattccctttaaactattagataacctactaacatgtgtttatattacgataattagaaacctactttaaaaaccaaaagtatttgaaaagtattccaaatactttttcaaagtatttgagtagtatttgaaatactatagaattaaagtatttgagtaatatcttaaatactttaaaaaaatgtatttgagtatttactcaagtactttttaaaagtattctttacaggactgattaTTTCTTGGAAATCGCTCACTACTttgcaacaaatattatttctaaataattattatcgtcggtATCTATGTTTCATTCCACGACTGGAATTCGCCACTACTCCACGTGTAtcaattactataataggtaaactGTATACCAGTTACCAGCCGAACACCAGCAACTACATGTATTTACCTACATTGGtaagttttgaatatttatttattttctttattaaatactagCTGAACACGGCAATGCGTTGCTATTGATGCGTTTgtgtgattatgcgagcagtatattactgcggtagatcgcggaccccgcgTGCTGCGTTGAgccgagataaatataattttatctaggtaaagataaagatgactaaattatttatttatttagataaattcaaCACTGCTCGCgtgcactttttttttgtagttttatgttttaactgttttaagaaataaatacatattgaagAGTGAACGCTTAATACATTGTTTAATTgagtacatgaaaaaaaaattataggtaagttatgttaagttgaaaaaaatttcatacaagtacctataagCAATAGAACTtgcgaaaaatttttttttgtcttacaaaaaaaatgtctaaggcTCATGAAAAAAATCTGNNNNNNNNNNNNNNNNNNNNNNNNNNNNNNNNNNNNNNNNNNNNNNNNNNGAAACAGCgcattatgtttattaataacttaGTAGACTTATTCGTAGCCAAAAGTCAAAacataaatctaaattaattatatgtaaaagaTGTTTTACAGTTTTTAGTAATACtccttgtaaatataaattgtggGGCGTTAAtggattaaaaaaacataaaaaaaattgtgggaAACACAAACTAGGAAGACCTGTAATGTTTGAAGACGATGAtgacgattttatttattttaaaaattttaaaagaacGCAACGAATACCGATAGTAATTTATTCTGACTTTGAATGTTATTTAAAACCTAAATTCAccaaacaaaattgtaaaattaaaacactgaTAACACATAAACATAAACCAATGAGTTATGCATATTACGtgaaaatagattataatattatacctaaatatttaataaaaaaatataaaattccgaCGAAACTTCATGTTTACAGAAATCAAAATGCTGCAAAACATTTCATAAAGACCATGATAGATACAGGGCCGGCGTGAATGAATAACAAGTGGGGGGGTGTGCTATGGTAAATTTTccgacttaaaaaaaaaataataattaaaatttgttaaaatgttgtcatgtactcatgtatttatcaaattacttgcattcaaaatataaaatatggtattgtATAGGTTATACAATAcacatagattataatatttctataagatatttaatttttacataattattcttCTTTCTTTCAAAAGTGACCATTAATCAACAAGCATTGTTACATTAACATTATCCAAAATATCTTTGTTTGAGTTCAGCAGCATTAAATTTTGTAGGCGATCATTAGACGTAGTAGATCTTAAATAGTTCTtcaccatttttaatttactaaatgCCCGTTCATTAGATGCAGTACTAATGGGAGCTGTAAACACCAACCGTAGCATCATGTTCACATTTGGTAAAAGGTGTTTAAAAGATTCTgaggtttttaatatttctaataaatttgaCATACCCTTACAATGATGAACTAGTATTAAAAACTCGGAAAAAATTCCATCATAGTCTGTTAATTTGGATGCAGAACTTCCTGGAGGAAatagttcaattatttttttgaaattgtctgCAATATAATTGGGTTGTAAAGGTGTCGAAAATACTTTGAAAAGAGGTTCGATAGTAGTCATACATTTCTTTAAATGCTCTgaagataatgttattaatgcGTCTAGAACTCTTTTGAATTCTGATCTATAAACTGTTTTCATATCAAAGTTTGTTTGTGTAATTGGATTTGAATCTAATCTATTGGGTTTCAATCGTCTTCTATGAACTCGATTAAAATCGTAATTAGGATCAATCCCTAATTTACAAGCAAATTGTATTGAACTTTCTACAAGGTTATTCATACCTATGTCGTCGTTATTAATgtcttttaaaagattttttaactTCTTCAATAATTGTGTTCTTTGTTTCATCTGCTAGTAAGTCAATAAATTCATTTTGGGAATCATGGCTAAGATAAGTCACATTgtgttttctaaattttttatcatcaaGCCATCTTTTCATAGCTGGATTATGCCTCGATATTAACAGAACCAATTGATTAAAATTTCCGTTCTCCTCATTCATATCACCGCGGAACGCAAGTCCTTGGCGTGCGAGGGTACGGGCAATATCTAACAATATAGTAATCACTtctttatgaaaatgtattttatgttctaCTTCAATTGCTTGTTGTCTATTTACCTTGTTAAGAATGCAGTCAATATGGTTTGAGGAAGttaaaaaatttctaaaatcaaTCAATGCTGAGTTGTgtgattttgaagaaaaatgtagAGCCAGTTTtccttgtttattttttccccTCCCCTTCATTTGATGCCAATTTCGAACACCACTTACAACCCATGCTGGATCGGCAAAACTTCTATTAGGGCCATTAGGAAATAgagaacaaataaaacaaaatgctGCATCTTTTTGTATACTATATTCCAAGTGAGGAAATTCATTGAACCATAATGAGGTAAATTGGCTTTGTTTTTCTGTAggaatatttaagttttttggaTATTTGGCCAATTTAGGTTGATATGGCCCAAGACTCAAAAGATACTTTCTCTGAGATGATGATTTTAGTTATAACTACTAACTGcaacacaacaattatttattggtttttcttAAGATTAGCCCATTAGCCATAATCCGTACAACCTAACTGCTGAAGTTCAATAAAGAAAACACACTAGAAGTATAAGAAGAACACTAGAGGTAATCTTAAATTGTGATTTTATCAATTTACtgatattaattcatattttatttataggacTATTTAAGgaacataaattgttttactaaTTCACCTAGTCATATAATTGCTCAAGTTCAATGAATATATGAAAGaggaaatttttgaaaaatactgctcccagtatttaaatttgtgaAGTATAAAAATGATCTGAACATAAGGTACATAGgtctaatattatatgctattaataattatttcttaaatttattatgtaatttataaaatctatatctTTAAAGATGTCTCATAGTCAATTAACAATGATGTGTTATACGATCACAATATGGTATAAAATGAAATCTGTATTGTTTCAAGAAATCTCCCAACAAacaagaacaaaataattaaatccattttgatataattcaaCAGATCATCACTGAaggtatataattgttattatattgaatttaagtgtttatttttcatgtattttaacttttaggtacctatttgagcAATTACTATATTGGGTTGCTGAAGGATGTTGGTGTTTACCAATTCTTGTCATTGTGCATTGGACCACAAAATTATTATCCAATGGAAGGATTATCTGTTTGCTGTCATATAGGGCGttctatataataatggtaataacaataactagttgatgataaataatagaatattatttttaattctactacaatattatacattttttttttttttttgattggatGACAAGTTAAATCTGGTTTTACAGGACatacacaaattgtatatagaTAGTTATGCAAGGTTGTCATAATCTagcatatttaaaagtattacaatttaacagATTTCCACACCACCTTAGCATTGCATTTAACAAAACTGGAGGTACTGCATTTTGGCGCGTTTTTATTTATAGTGGTTTCCCAACATAGGCCTACTCcactcttatttttttgtttcttaattatcctataaagaattaTAGAATACTATACAACTTGTATGTATACTAATACTATACTAACCTTTTTAATTTACTCGtcaatacttaatttatagtCTTTTTGCTTGGACACacaaaacacattcaaaattatcattatactcTAACGTATGTCCTACTGTTGTCAAACATTGTAATACTATCCATCTGTTACATGTATCACATTGAACCCAATCGATGTTGATCTTTTTTATCCAATTGTGTTTTTTGTCCGTACGCCcacaatacaaacaaatatctCTCATGAAGTCAGATTTTGCCAACATAAGATCTTTTAACTCTTCTCTATATACCATTGGGCTGAAGTCTTTAttgaatttaacattttcaattttatttttcatcatacaCTCTGCATAGTACAATACAAAAACTCCGCAGTTATAACTATCGGTTTGTGTAGgatagtttgaaaatatttcaaattcaacCTTTGGCCATACATTTCCTACTTCTCCATACACATGATTTTTTTCCAGCTCCCTTAGTATAGTCACATATTTATGTCTGCATTCACTATATTTTGTAGTTCCAATTGGatcaaaaaaatagaatttattatttccaaagtCTATAAACACAATTACCCAGTGGTTTCCATTTACATGTAATGGCATGACAAGTAAACTCTCTTTTGgaactattatagttttaaatttggtattatttttgaaggaTCATTATTTAAATGCCCCGATACATCACAGctcaagatttttattttatttttaaactcgcAGTATGTCTCTCTCATTACACCCAGTgctatatcaataacaaaattactCAACCACATTTCTTTTATactcataggcgcaactaggggggtgctAGGGGGACTTTAGCACCCCCAGACTAAAAATTAGCACCCCCAAAAATTCAAAGTCAAATCCTTGATTTGTAAGCTGTAGGTATTtcattattgtacctacctattctgttcaaatttttattttagaataatttatttatatttaatgtttcgAAGATAGTTATATTAGATGACAACATAGTTTGTCATGAggtctacaatataatatcatgatagccgataggtaagGTATATTGCATTGGGAATTTGGTTgtgttaatagttatttttaaactgttatatCTACGTAATCCGCTACCCGTATGTTCTCCATTATATGCgttatcgttataaattataaatataacttataacattacACAACAGTCGACGAGACGACGACACACgttatacagacatacagtaccCAAAACTTGAACTGCCAACAGGTAACAGTATTCCGTCTCCGTAAATCTGAattgataggtatttaaaatgtttagtatttttaaaaaacggaAACCTAAAGATAATAATGAGGAAAACGAAATTGAAGCTGATATTGACGATCCTGGCATGGTTGACATTTCTACTAATAGTACTACTCATACAAGTGATACAACTCTTGATTTGGGAAATAAAGATTCCGGCCCATGTCGTCCCATACTTACAGTAAGATTTATTCTGTTTacatataaaaacttaataattcgttttatgagtttttttaaataaataaaataaaataataataataaaactataataaggtgtttaatatttttctgattaattttattattatttattaattaggaatataaaaaaattaaatttggaacACAACAAAGATCGTTTCGAAGCCAATGGTACAATGAATGTGATTGGCTAGAATACAGTGTTCAGCGTAACGCTGCATTCTGCTTTGTTTGCCGAACTTTCGGTTCAGAAAATTCAGGTGAAAATATATGGATTAAATCTGGGTTCAATAATTGGCAAAaggtaagtagtttattttgaagtgtaatagtatatgtatttttacaaataaaataattaaaaaataaaaattattcaaaaacttaAACTTCGCTAGAATAACTTAGTGTGATAGACGTTAGTATTGAATACTAAATTTGTATCATGATTAATATAATCGACcacatttttttcagtttcttgtaaaatcaaaaaaacattcTTCTACCAGTACTCATTTgactaatttatcaaaaatgtgtGCATATAAAAGTAGTTTAAAGACAGGATCTGTTGTGACACAACTATCTAGCGCTCATAAAAAACAAGTTGAAATTAATCGCAAATACATGTCTAGTTTAATTGATGTTGTGTTATACCTTGCTAAGCAAGGCATATCATTTAGAGGACATAATGAAAATTTAGATTCTTTAAATCAaggtacatttataatgttattatttattaataaaattaatattttcttgtaataatataaatacaattttaggtaattataaGGAAATGTGCCATATGGTATTTTCAAAGTTCATGCcagatttgaaaaatgtatatgagaATAAAATTAACCATACCAGTTGGAAAGTGCAGgacgaaattattaaaataagtgctgacctaattaaagaaattattgttGAGGAAATTGTTGTTTCTGGGAATTTTGCACTTATGGTTGATGAAGCcaggtacaatatatttcaccattgtaatatttataatagtcatatatacctatattttgatcaaattaatattttttaaatgtaaatatatatttgtccaCAGGTCCCATAAAGAAGAACAGTTATCTGTATGTGTGCGGTATGCTGTTGGTCTTGAGGCACGTGAAAGATTTTTGCAATTCATAGATGTTTCTAATGGACAAACTGCCAACCATATTATTTCTgctgtttttaattgttttcaaaatttaaagtattaatatcaatacattaaatattgttgCTCAGTCTTATGATGGTGCCAGCGTAATGGCTGGACACCTTGGAGGTGTCCAGgcaaaaattaaacaacaatttccATGTGCCATATACACACACTGTATGGCACACAGATTAAATTTGATTGTTGTGGATATGTG from the Acyrthosiphon pisum isolate AL4f chromosome X, pea_aphid_22Mar2018_4r6ur, whole genome shotgun sequence genome contains:
- the LOC103309558 gene encoding zinc finger MYM-type protein 1-like, yielding MSFTNLVYKQTRFGSQNRSFSSEWYKQYTWLEYSIKSNAAFCYVCGMFADELIDEVWTNKGFSNWQKLNEKLKKHAKTKRHLVCLSKMNGYLACKKSGSVMVKQCSGYKEQVAKNRAYICMLIDIILFLGKQGNFKELCGLLSNYQPDFKNKFDETTNYTSWSIQDQLIKLCAEDIRETIVKEIDKIDFFALMCDEARCYREEHLSICVRYTIDLDVYERFLCFVDVSKRQTSNHIVTALFECFEKQKLTMSKIKIIAQSYDGASVMSGHLRGVQSRIKEHYPYAVYTHCMAHRLNLVVVDTCKTIKSVKHVFNVLEAIYV
- the LOC103309557 gene encoding zinc finger MYM-type protein 1-like, giving the protein MFSIFKKRKPKDNNEENEIEADIDDPGMVDISTNSTTHTSDTTLDLGNKDSGPCRPILTEYKKIKFGTQQRSFRSQWYNECDWLEYSVQRNAAFCFVCRTFGSENSGENIWIKSGFNNWQKFLVKSKKHSSTSTHLTNLSKMCAYKSSLKTGSVVTQLSSAHKKQVEINRKYMSSLIDVVLYLAKQGISFRGHNENLDSLNQGTFIMLLFINKINIFL